Proteins encoded together in one Hydrogenispora ethanolica window:
- a CDS encoding 5'-methylthioadenosine/S-adenosylhomocysteine nucleosidase produces the protein MLKKTLYGVLALLLLLTAAIGGGALAAESGPARPVVVQGAMNLEMQALVAALKNPKEITYGGWTFWQGTIGNLPVVVSRTEVGLTNAAAATTLAIEKFQPRAVINQGTAGGHDPALQRFDIVLGQKSIHFGKFKSNHADSGRGIHSENWIPENVKIRVNGQEKEYPGFAGDPELLKIAQGVAGTYTHGKIVSGVIGSADEWNRELDRIQWVHQKFQTSVEEMETASAAQVAAAYGVPFLGIRILSNSEPRNQDWDPKAGAYCQEYVLEVLKALDRAAKP, from the coding sequence ATGCTCAAGAAAACTTTGTATGGCGTGTTGGCGCTGCTACTGCTGCTAACGGCGGCGATCGGCGGCGGCGCTTTGGCCGCCGAGTCCGGCCCGGCCCGGCCGGTAGTGGTTCAAGGAGCCATGAACCTGGAGATGCAAGCCCTGGTGGCCGCCTTGAAAAACCCGAAGGAGATAACTTACGGCGGCTGGACCTTCTGGCAGGGAACCATCGGCAATCTGCCGGTCGTCGTCTCCCGCACCGAGGTCGGCCTGACCAATGCGGCGGCCGCCACCACCCTGGCTATCGAGAAATTCCAGCCCCGGGCGGTGATCAACCAGGGAACCGCCGGCGGCCACGATCCGGCCCTGCAGCGTTTCGATATCGTGCTGGGCCAAAAGTCCATTCATTTCGGCAAGTTCAAATCGAACCACGCCGATTCCGGCCGTGGGATCCACTCCGAGAACTGGATTCCCGAGAACGTGAAGATCCGGGTCAACGGCCAGGAGAAGGAGTACCCCGGCTTCGCCGGCGATCCCGAGCTGCTGAAGATCGCCCAGGGCGTCGCCGGAACCTATACCCACGGTAAAATCGTCAGCGGCGTCATCGGCTCGGCCGACGAATGGAACCGGGAGTTGGACCGGATCCAATGGGTGCATCAGAAGTTCCAAACCTCCGTCGAGGAGATGGAGACTGCTTCCGCCGCCCAGGTCGCGGCGGCCTACGGCGTGCCTTTCCTCGGTATCCGGATCCTCTCCAACAGCGAGCCCCGGAACCAGGACTGGGATCCCAAGGCCGGCGCCTATTGCCAGGAGTATGTGCTGGAGGTCCTCAAGGCGCTGGATCGGGCCGCCAAACCCTGA
- a CDS encoding glycoside hydrolase family 130 protein has product MSDSLQRPGGPPPTIIGGALPNLPWEDRPAGCRDVLWRSTLNPVIPRNLTATSNSIFNSAVVPFEGQFAGVFRCDDKRRRMQLHTGRSVDGLRWQIDPEPIVFHCDEPETRDFNYGRYDPRVCWLEDRFYVTWCNGYQGYPTIGVAYTYDFKEFYQLENAFLPFNRNGVLFPRRIGGQYAMLSRPSDNGHTPFGDVFYSVSPDLVHWGRHRLVMRPADGWQSTKVGAGPIPIETREGWLLIYHGVLTSCNGFVYSAGAALLDLDQPWRVIYRTAPYLISPQTLYECVGDVPNVVFPCAALYDAPSGRIAIYYGAADTVTCLAFTQVDELIRFIKDNSLV; this is encoded by the coding sequence ATGTCTGATTCGCTCCAACGCCCGGGCGGCCCGCCGCCGACCATCATTGGCGGCGCCCTGCCCAATCTGCCTTGGGAAGACCGGCCGGCCGGCTGCCGGGACGTCCTGTGGCGCTCGACGCTCAATCCCGTCATCCCCCGCAATCTGACCGCCACCTCCAACAGCATCTTCAACAGCGCGGTGGTGCCTTTCGAGGGTCAGTTCGCCGGGGTCTTCCGCTGCGACGACAAACGCCGCCGGATGCAGCTGCATACGGGCAGAAGCGTCGATGGGCTGCGCTGGCAGATCGACCCCGAACCCATCGTTTTTCACTGCGACGAACCGGAGACTCGGGACTTCAACTACGGGCGCTACGATCCCCGGGTCTGCTGGCTGGAAGATCGGTTCTATGTGACCTGGTGCAACGGCTACCAAGGGTATCCGACCATCGGCGTGGCGTATACTTATGATTTCAAAGAGTTTTACCAGCTTGAAAACGCGTTTCTCCCCTTCAACCGCAACGGCGTCCTTTTTCCCCGCCGGATCGGCGGCCAATACGCCATGCTGAGCCGGCCCAGCGATAACGGGCATACCCCGTTCGGCGATGTTTTTTACAGCGTAAGCCCGGACCTGGTCCATTGGGGCCGCCATCGCCTGGTGATGCGCCCGGCCGATGGTTGGCAGTCGACCAAAGTCGGCGCCGGTCCGATCCCCATCGAAACCCGCGAGGGTTGGCTCCTGATCTATCATGGAGTGCTGACATCCTGTAACGGCTTTGTATACAGCGCCGGGGCCGCATTGCTCGATCTGGATCAGCCCTGGCGGGTGATCTACCGCACCGCGCCCTATCTGATCTCGCCGCAGACGCTCTACGAATGCGTCGGCGACGTGCCCAATGTGGTCTTCCCCTGCGCCGCCCTTTATGATGCGCCGAGCGGGCGGATCGCCATATATTACGGTGCGGCCGATACCGTGACTTGTCTGGCCTTCACCCAAGTCGACGAACTGATCCGTTTTATCAAGGATAATTCGCTGGTCTGA
- a CDS encoding DUF2512 family protein: protein MKHLVNLIIKMALITVVLAILIPVYGRSTWTQTIVTALVLTLISYVAGDLWLLAKYGNGVALVGDFLISAVVVWAMEQAMPIFTLSGIGIFIIAAALTLGEWLLHLYLIATKTPEREAKAE, encoded by the coding sequence ATGAAACACCTGGTAAATCTGATCATCAAAATGGCTTTGATCACAGTGGTATTGGCCATTCTGATCCCGGTCTACGGCAGAAGCACCTGGACGCAGACGATCGTCACGGCGTTGGTGCTGACACTGATCAGTTATGTGGCGGGCGACCTGTGGTTGTTGGCCAAGTACGGCAACGGAGTGGCCCTGGTGGGGGATTTTTTGATCAGCGCGGTGGTGGTCTGGGCGATGGAGCAAGCCATGCCTATCTTCACGCTTTCAGGGATCGGGATTTTCATCATCGCGGCCGCCCTCACCCTCGGTGAATGGCTGCTTCATCTTTATCTGATCGCCACCAAAACCCCGGAGCGGGAAGCGAAAGCCGAATGA
- a CDS encoding cell wall hydrolase, with amino-acid sequence MRLRRIWLIMVLTIGAVMMSGKVAQADWTYTVKRGDSLFSIARKTGVPLNTLRQRNGLSWNPLRLGQRLTIPSTGGVARGGAPVRSTGDVNLLAHAIHGEAGAEPYVGKVAVGGVILNRIQSSKFPKTLAGVIYQPHAFESVSNGIINRSPSSESRKAAQDAINGWDPSGGAIYFFNPAKTNNRWIWARRIINHIGKHVFAI; translated from the coding sequence TTGCGGTTACGACGAATATGGTTGATCATGGTTTTAACGATCGGGGCAGTGATGATGTCGGGAAAGGTGGCGCAGGCGGACTGGACCTATACGGTGAAGCGGGGCGATTCCTTATTCTCAATCGCCAGGAAGACCGGCGTACCGCTGAATACGCTCCGGCAACGGAACGGCCTGAGTTGGAATCCGTTACGGCTCGGACAACGGTTGACGATCCCCAGCACCGGAGGAGTGGCCCGTGGCGGCGCCCCGGTGCGCAGTACGGGCGATGTCAATCTGCTGGCCCATGCGATTCACGGCGAAGCCGGAGCCGAACCGTATGTTGGGAAGGTGGCGGTCGGAGGAGTCATCCTGAACCGCATTCAGAGCAGTAAATTTCCGAAAACCCTGGCGGGGGTGATCTACCAGCCTCACGCTTTCGAATCGGTAAGCAACGGCATCATCAATCGCTCGCCTAGTTCGGAATCGCGGAAAGCGGCTCAGGATGCGATCAACGGCTGGGACCCTTCGGGCGGGGCGATTTATTTCTTCAATCCCGCCAAGACCAATAATCGCTGGATCTGGGCCCGGCGGATCATCAACCACATCGGCAAGCATGTCTTCGCGATCTAG
- a CDS encoding putative glycoside hydrolase: MKKAAVAMVGMIVFAASMTLAFAQPKPAVEKPPVKKHSLAQAGTRPGVKPSAAPLPRKFAVPQPVRGIYITSWIAGSSRIDELIGFVKKTQVNTLVIDVKDDTGMISYPSELPMAKKIGAGSRRAPQLRELLARLRQEHIYTIARIVVFKDPLLAQERPELAVRDKNGGLWRDHKGMVWVDPHSRQVWQYNLNIAKEAVALGFQEIQFDYVRFLSDGRIRNCVYPFANGAPQEDVIRDFLLYAKGELNAMGVPLSADIFGLVLSVPNDNNIGQKLEKIAAATDYISPMVYPSHYPKGTFGIAVPDRHPYEIVCRAMQDALQRIPGSEGKLRPWLQDFNLGNPYGREQLELQIKALHANGIRDWLFWNPSNRYDASKYPAK, translated from the coding sequence GTGAAAAAAGCAGCCGTGGCGATGGTAGGAATGATTGTTTTCGCGGCCTCGATGACGCTGGCCTTTGCGCAACCGAAACCAGCCGTCGAAAAGCCGCCCGTGAAAAAGCATTCGCTAGCGCAGGCGGGCACCCGGCCGGGAGTCAAACCGTCCGCCGCGCCCTTGCCGCGTAAATTCGCGGTGCCGCAACCGGTCCGGGGAATTTACATCACATCATGGATCGCCGGTTCATCCCGGATCGACGAATTGATCGGTTTCGTTAAGAAAACCCAAGTCAATACCCTGGTAATTGACGTCAAGGATGATACGGGGATGATCAGCTATCCTTCGGAGCTGCCGATGGCCAAAAAAATCGGCGCCGGTTCGCGCCGGGCGCCCCAGCTCCGGGAACTCCTGGCCCGGTTACGCCAGGAGCACATTTATACGATCGCCCGGATCGTCGTTTTCAAAGATCCGCTGCTCGCGCAGGAACGTCCGGAGCTGGCGGTGCGCGATAAGAACGGCGGTCTATGGCGCGACCATAAGGGGATGGTCTGGGTGGATCCCCATAGCCGGCAGGTTTGGCAGTATAACCTGAATATTGCCAAGGAAGCGGTGGCTCTGGGCTTCCAAGAGATTCAATTCGATTACGTGCGTTTTTTAAGCGACGGCAGGATCCGCAATTGCGTTTATCCTTTCGCCAACGGCGCTCCGCAAGAGGATGTCATCCGGGATTTCCTGCTCTATGCCAAAGGTGAGCTGAATGCCATGGGAGTGCCGCTTTCCGCCGACATCTTCGGCCTGGTTTTATCCGTTCCCAATGACAACAATATCGGGCAAAAATTGGAGAAGATCGCCGCCGCGACGGATTATATTTCCCCCATGGTGTACCCTTCCCATTATCCCAAAGGGACCTTCGGCATCGCCGTTCCCGACCGCCATCCGTACGAGATCGTCTGCCGCGCCATGCAGGATGCCTTACAGCGAATCCCGGGGAGCGAAGGAAAGCTCCGGCCCTGGCTACAAGATTTTAACCTCGGCAATCCTTACGGGCGGGAGCAATTGGAGCTGCAAATCAAAGCGTTACACGCCAACGGCATTCGGGACTGGCTATTCTGGAATCCCAGCAACCGTTATGACGCCTCTAAATATCCCGCGAAATAA
- a CDS encoding C40 family peptidase has translation MRKTLFIAIVLLLAIATPTLAENTSMRGLVSADKVNFRSGPEMTAAVLGSLRFGEAVTILESQKPWVKVELADERQGWIHEQFLVVGTADGKSLRALRGATEVVSRARSYMGTRYIWGGGSVRGFDCSGFTMYLYRQIGLELPHNAAAQMTKGTPVSRENLRPGDLVFFATMGSATVNHVGIYIGDGDFIHASSGFGAVRISPLSEGYYDVRYRGARRILENAPLNFADLPQESSEE, from the coding sequence ATGCGCAAAACATTATTCATCGCAATCGTGTTACTGCTGGCGATCGCCACGCCGACTCTTGCCGAAAATACTTCCATGCGGGGACTGGTCAGCGCCGACAAGGTCAACTTCAGGTCCGGACCCGAGATGACCGCCGCAGTGCTCGGAAGTTTAAGGTTTGGCGAGGCCGTGACGATTCTGGAAAGTCAAAAACCCTGGGTGAAAGTAGAGTTGGCCGACGAGCGGCAAGGCTGGATTCATGAACAATTTTTAGTCGTCGGCACCGCCGACGGCAAGAGTTTGCGCGCCTTACGCGGGGCAACGGAGGTTGTCAGCCGGGCCCGGAGTTATATGGGGACCCGTTATATTTGGGGCGGCGGTTCGGTCCGCGGTTTTGACTGTTCGGGTTTTACAATGTATCTTTACCGCCAGATCGGCTTGGAATTGCCCCATAATGCCGCCGCTCAAATGACGAAAGGAACGCCTGTTTCCCGGGAGAACCTGCGCCCTGGCGATCTGGTATTCTTTGCGACGATGGGATCGGCCACTGTCAATCATGTCGGGATCTATATCGGGGATGGCGACTTTATCCACGCTTCGTCGGGCTTCGGAGCGGTTCGGATCAGCCCCTTGAGTGAAGGCTATTATGATGTCCGTTATCGCGGCGCCCGCCGAATCCTAGAGAATGCGCCGCTCAATTTCGCGGATCTGCCCCAAGAATCCTCCGAAGAATAA
- the gcvT gene encoding glycine cleavage system aminomethyltransferase GcvT encodes MKTPLFPVYARHHAKVVDFHGWDLPVQFSGIIDEHRQVRQSVGLFDVSHMGEFKVSGADAAAFLDRMVTNRIATLQPGAIRYSPLCYEDGGTVDDLLIYRLTETDFLVVVNASNIEKDFDWLVAHRSRHRVSIENISTQTAQLAIQGPKAQLLMEQILHQPLDSLRYYHFIAEARLAQFPVLISRTGYTGEDGFEIYLGAQNAVRAWEILMDEGASFGIKPIGLGARDTLRFEAGLPLYGQELSAEINPLEAGLSRFVKFEKPEFIGKDALAAIQASGGFRKLIGLSMVDRGIPRSGFRVFQEDLPVGWVTSGSYAPTLDQNLAIALVEHSSDLTDPFQIEIRGKLLTARFLSLPFYSRSKGAAQ; translated from the coding sequence ATGAAAACACCCTTATTTCCCGTGTATGCCCGGCATCACGCCAAAGTGGTCGACTTTCACGGCTGGGATCTGCCGGTCCAATTCAGCGGCATTATTGATGAGCATCGCCAGGTGCGGCAGAGCGTCGGCCTCTTTGACGTATCCCACATGGGGGAGTTCAAGGTCAGCGGAGCGGATGCCGCCGCGTTTCTCGACCGAATGGTCACCAACCGCATCGCCACGCTGCAACCGGGAGCGATTCGCTATTCGCCGCTCTGTTATGAGGATGGCGGCACCGTCGATGATTTACTCATTTATCGCCTGACGGAAACCGATTTTCTGGTCGTGGTGAATGCCTCCAATATTGAGAAAGACTTCGATTGGTTGGTGGCTCACCGTTCCCGACATCGGGTTTCCATCGAGAATATTTCAACCCAGACTGCACAGCTGGCTATCCAGGGACCGAAAGCCCAATTGTTAATGGAACAAATTCTGCATCAGCCCTTGGATTCATTGCGCTATTACCATTTTATCGCCGAAGCCCGCTTGGCGCAATTCCCGGTTTTGATCTCCCGGACCGGCTACACCGGCGAAGACGGCTTTGAGATATACCTCGGGGCCCAAAACGCCGTTCGGGCGTGGGAGATTCTCATGGACGAAGGAGCTTCCTTTGGAATCAAGCCCATCGGGTTGGGTGCCCGTGATACGCTCCGTTTTGAAGCGGGGCTTCCCTTGTACGGGCAGGAGTTATCGGCAGAGATCAATCCTTTGGAAGCCGGTCTGTCCCGCTTTGTAAAATTTGAAAAACCCGAGTTTATCGGAAAAGATGCTTTGGCCGCCATTCAAGCCAGCGGCGGTTTCCGGAAACTGATTGGGCTGTCCATGGTCGACCGGGGCATCCCCCGCTCCGGATTCCGGGTCTTTCAAGAAGATCTTCCGGTCGGGTGGGTCACTTCCGGGAGTTATGCTCCGACCCTTGACCAAAACTTAGCGATAGCGTTGGTCGAACATTCTTCCGACCTAACGGACCCCTTCCAAATTGAAATCCGGGGCAAACTTCTAACTGCCCGTTTCCTGTCCCTGCCTTTTTATTCTCGTTCGAAAGGAGCTGCCCAATGA
- the gcvPA gene encoding aminomethyl-transferring glycine dehydrogenase subunit GcvPA has protein sequence MNHPYLPLTDGQRRAMLDTIGVSDFAELLAEVPEELRLKKPLDLPASQSELELSTGFHQLAEMNVLPELSFLGAGAYQHYIPAVVNHLAKRSEFYTAYTPYQPELSQGMLQAIFEFQSYISELFGLPVANASLYDGPTALAEAVLMALKETRRNQVLLPETLHPSLIEVVRTYLRDSGVEIIILPCPAGVQEIEHLAKSLSEECAAVVIQNPNRYGILEDLSRLIELTRQAGAVPISYVQPLTLGLLEAPGRLGAEIVVGEGQPLGLPLSYGGPYLGLMAVSERFMRRIPGRLVGETLDRDGRISYVLTLQAREQHIRREKATSNICSNQALCALRAAIYLGVLGPKGLHQVAQRCYDNAHYLAAELNKAGFPLRFEQPFFMEFAIHTSRPAADLIHSLAARGIMPGLDLGRFDPALDHSLLVCATEIFSKTQLDRFCTEMRDLG, from the coding sequence ATGAACCATCCTTACTTGCCATTGACCGACGGCCAGCGACGCGCGATGCTCGATACCATCGGCGTATCCGACTTCGCCGAATTACTGGCCGAGGTCCCGGAGGAACTGCGCTTAAAAAAGCCCCTCGATCTACCCGCTTCTCAATCGGAGTTAGAGTTAAGTACTGGTTTCCATCAGCTTGCCGAAATGAATGTCCTTCCCGAACTTTCCTTTCTCGGTGCCGGAGCTTATCAGCACTATATCCCGGCGGTTGTCAACCATCTCGCCAAACGCTCTGAGTTTTATACCGCCTACACGCCTTATCAGCCCGAGCTTTCCCAAGGAATGCTCCAAGCCATTTTCGAATTTCAATCCTATATTTCCGAGTTATTCGGTCTGCCGGTTGCTAACGCCTCGTTATACGACGGACCCACGGCATTGGCCGAAGCAGTCTTAATGGCATTGAAAGAGACTCGCCGCAATCAGGTCTTATTGCCCGAAACGCTTCATCCCTCTCTCATCGAGGTGGTGCGCACCTATTTGCGGGACAGTGGCGTTGAAATCATCATCCTTCCCTGTCCGGCGGGAGTTCAAGAAATAGAACACCTTGCCAAATCCTTAAGTGAAGAATGCGCCGCAGTTGTAATCCAAAACCCGAATCGCTATGGAATCCTCGAGGATCTGTCGCGTCTGATTGAATTGACCCGTCAAGCCGGAGCGGTTCCCATCAGCTACGTGCAACCTTTAACCTTAGGACTGCTTGAAGCTCCCGGCCGTCTCGGGGCCGAAATTGTGGTCGGAGAAGGTCAGCCGCTGGGATTGCCGCTCTCCTATGGCGGACCTTATTTAGGCTTAATGGCCGTCTCGGAACGTTTCATGCGCCGCATTCCCGGCCGTTTGGTCGGAGAGACGCTCGATCGGGACGGCCGGATTTCATATGTGCTTACTTTGCAGGCTCGCGAGCAACATATCCGGCGGGAAAAGGCCACTTCCAATATTTGCTCCAATCAAGCCTTATGCGCCTTGCGGGCTGCAATCTACCTCGGAGTTTTAGGCCCGAAAGGCCTGCACCAGGTGGCCCAGCGTTGTTATGACAACGCCCATTATCTGGCGGCAGAGCTTAACAAGGCCGGATTCCCGCTACGGTTCGAGCAACCGTTTTTTATGGAGTTTGCGATTCATACCTCTCGTCCTGCTGCCGATCTGATTCACAGTTTGGCGGCCAGAGGCATCATGCCCGGCCTCGATCTAGGCCGCTTTGATCCGGCGCTCGACCACTCTCTGCTCGTCTGTGCAACCGAAATTTTCTCGAAAACACAGTTGGATCGATTCTGTACCGAAATGAGGGATTTGGGATGA
- the gcvPB gene encoding aminomethyl-transferring glycine dehydrogenase subunit GcvPB yields the protein MSLIFEKSVPGKTAWTLPSSDVPAAPLDTAVEKQLRQGTPRMPELAEIDIVRHYTELSRRNHGVDSGFYPLGSCTMKYNPKINEDIAEIPGFQWAHPMSPDSFCQGSLRVLYELEQAFCAITGMDYFTLQPAAGAHGELTAMFIIKAYHRQRGDSHRLKVLVPTSAHGTNPASAAMAGFEPIPVQCNAQGLVDYDQLVSLLDDHVAALMLTNPNTLGLFEKEISAIANRVHQAGGLLYYDGANLNAIMGIVRPGDMGFDLMHLNAHKTFATPHGGGGPGAGPVGVKEYLQPFLPAPVLGESAAGLFWDWDRPQAIGKVVGFHGNFGVLLKALAYIKALGGPGLQQVSQDAILNANYLRARLQSSYSVPYSQFCMHEFVISATNLPNHIRALDIAKRLIDFGYHPPTVYFPLIVAEALMIEPTETEDQATLDQFVQTLQQILIEAEQHPELLTSAPHHTPVSRVDETRAARSPKLHW from the coding sequence ATGAGCTTAATCTTTGAAAAATCCGTCCCCGGAAAAACTGCCTGGACTTTACCGTCAAGCGATGTTCCAGCCGCACCGCTCGACACCGCGGTCGAAAAACAGCTACGCCAAGGAACTCCCCGGATGCCAGAATTGGCCGAGATCGATATCGTACGCCACTACACCGAACTTTCCCGCAGAAACCATGGGGTCGACTCCGGCTTTTACCCTTTAGGTTCCTGTACCATGAAATATAACCCCAAAATCAATGAGGATATCGCCGAAATCCCCGGCTTTCAATGGGCCCATCCGATGAGCCCCGATTCTTTCTGCCAAGGTTCCCTGCGAGTCTTATATGAATTGGAACAGGCTTTTTGCGCCATTACCGGAATGGACTATTTTACACTCCAACCGGCTGCAGGAGCTCACGGCGAATTGACTGCCATGTTCATCATCAAAGCCTATCACCGTCAGCGGGGCGACTCTCACCGTTTGAAGGTCCTGGTTCCGACCTCGGCCCATGGAACGAATCCCGCCAGCGCCGCAATGGCCGGCTTTGAGCCCATTCCGGTTCAGTGCAATGCTCAAGGCCTGGTGGATTACGATCAGCTGGTAAGTCTCCTTGATGACCATGTCGCGGCGTTAATGCTAACCAACCCCAACACGCTCGGCCTATTTGAAAAAGAGATCTCAGCCATTGCCAATCGAGTGCACCAAGCAGGAGGACTTTTATATTATGACGGGGCCAACCTCAACGCGATTATGGGAATCGTCCGCCCCGGCGATATGGGTTTCGACTTGATGCACTTGAATGCCCACAAAACTTTCGCCACCCCTCACGGCGGCGGCGGCCCCGGAGCCGGACCGGTGGGCGTCAAAGAATACCTCCAGCCTTTTTTGCCTGCCCCCGTACTAGGCGAGAGCGCCGCAGGTTTATTTTGGGATTGGGACCGGCCGCAAGCGATCGGAAAGGTCGTTGGCTTTCACGGTAATTTTGGGGTCTTGCTGAAAGCGCTGGCCTATATCAAGGCCTTGGGAGGCCCAGGCTTGCAGCAGGTAAGCCAAGATGCCATATTGAACGCCAACTATTTGCGGGCCCGGCTTCAGTCGTCCTATTCAGTCCCTTATTCCCAGTTCTGTATGCATGAATTCGTAATCTCCGCGACAAACCTCCCCAATCATATCCGAGCCTTGGATATTGCGAAACGTCTGATCGACTTCGGTTACCACCCGCCCACGGTGTATTTTCCTCTCATTGTCGCCGAGGCTTTGATGATAGAGCCGACTGAGACCGAGGATCAAGCCACGTTAGACCAATTTGTCCAAACGCTCCAGCAAATCTTGATTGAAGCGGAGCAGCATCCGGAGTTGCTGACGTCGGCCCCTCATCATACGCCCGTATCGCGCGTTGACGAGACTCGGGCAGCCCGTTCTCCGAAGTTGCACTGGTAG
- a CDS encoding lytic transglycosylase domain-containing protein → MSFHKLFFLIPVTFLSLFLAIFVLFRQCIIPTQASNSIVILQPTLIQQSMLQYFIQQCNSNLTYTQIRLINSEIQKQSKIHGFDPFFLASLIAAESSFNPYAVSSRRAQGLMQLTASVLSMMKVSNPFNIQQNIRAGTQYLSFLAHRFNHSELVLAAYNAGPTRVARLKRIPNIAETLFYIQKIKRYHTYLKSYFQQTIQSFWVKPRLFASLESFPEFLVVQQKSISTFNYFTNLEVLDICEQRRPKFFV, encoded by the coding sequence ATGTCATTTCATAAATTATTCTTTCTCATTCCGGTTACTTTTCTAAGTCTTTTTTTGGCGATTTTCGTTCTATTCAGACAATGTATTATTCCGACTCAGGCTTCCAACTCGATTGTTATATTGCAGCCGACTTTGATCCAGCAATCGATGCTGCAATATTTCATCCAGCAATGTAATTCAAATCTAACCTATACTCAAATCCGTCTTATTAATTCCGAGATTCAAAAGCAATCTAAAATCCATGGCTTCGACCCATTTTTTTTGGCAAGCTTGATTGCAGCCGAGTCTTCTTTTAATCCTTACGCCGTCTCCTCTCGTAGGGCGCAAGGGTTGATGCAACTTACTGCCAGCGTCCTCTCCATGATGAAAGTCTCTAATCCCTTTAACATCCAGCAGAACATCCGAGCCGGAACACAATATTTATCTTTTTTGGCTCACCGTTTTAATCATTCTGAACTCGTCCTGGCAGCCTATAATGCGGGACCGACCCGGGTCGCCCGGCTTAAACGCATTCCAAACATTGCGGAGACACTTTTTTATATCCAAAAAATCAAGCGGTATCACACGTATTTAAAAAGCTATTTTCAACAAACTATTCAGTCATTCTGGGTTAAGCCGAGACTCTTCGCCTCGCTCGAAAGTTTTCCAGAATTTCTAGTTGTCCAGCAAAAGAGCATCTCGACTTTCAACTACTTCACAAACTTGGAGGTTCTTGACATATGCGAACAGCGTCGACCCAAATTTTTTGTTTAA
- a CDS encoding MerR family transcriptional regulator, whose amino-acid sequence MANNDSIFPISVVMNMTNLTARQIRYYETHELIRPARSKGNQRLYTQADVEKLLLIKSLLEKGLNLDGIKAVINGEKSAEAISDPANISSNRPTEIFNPQRATAQKLTSLYPVNNQEALTQWLQHKRK is encoded by the coding sequence ATGGCTAATAATGACTCCATTTTCCCAATCAGTGTCGTTATGAATATGACGAATCTAACCGCGCGTCAAATTCGTTACTACGAAACCCACGAACTCATCCGCCCGGCCCGGTCTAAGGGAAATCAGCGTCTTTATACTCAGGCGGATGTTGAAAAGCTCCTATTGATCAAATCTTTACTGGAGAAGGGTTTAAACTTAGATGGCATCAAAGCCGTCATCAACGGTGAAAAATCGGCTGAAGCTATCAGTGATCCAGCTAACATCAGTTCAAACCGCCCTACGGAAATTTTTAATCCGCAGAGGGCTACTGCGCAAAAATTGACGTCGCTCTATCCCGTTAACAACCAGGAAGCTTTGACTCAATGGTTGCAGCATAAAAGAAAATGA